The nucleotide sequence CCTTTCTATATAATTTTTCAATTTTAATTATTGGCTGTTTTCTAACAATATCGTAAGTTCCAGTTATATCTACAAAAGGCCCCTCATCATCCATTTCTGGTAGAATTTTACCTTCAATAATAAACTCTGCCTCTGGGACTAATAAACCATTATCTAACTCAAAAACCTCTAATTCCCCACCTAATAAAGCAGCTGCAAATTTAAGTTCATCAAATGTTATATCAGCAGAGGTAGAACCAGCTAACAAAACAGCTGGATGAACCCCTATGATTATAGCCACATCTAAATAACCTCTCTCATTTATAGCTTTATTGTATAAAAAGTGTAAATGTCTTTGCTCAACCATTCTTATAACTAAATAATCATCTTTAACCAAAATCCTATGAATTGATAAGTTATAACCATAATCTTTATCATTTACAACAACAACTCCACTTGTTATATAAGCTCCTGCATCTTTTTCATAGTATATTGGAATTGGCCAGTCTTTAATTTTCTCTGGACTTTCAACAATATATTTTTCTCTCAATTTATTGTTTATCTTTAATTTCCCTTCTTTCTCTTTTTCCATTGCATTAAGCATAAAGAATATAAAATCCTCTTTCTTCACATTAAAAATCTTTGAGAGAGTTTCTCTACTGCAGAGATTACCAACAACTTCAAAACCATTTACATCTTTTATATACACAGGTTTTCCATCACATTTCTTTAATATTCTTGAAACACCAAACTTCTTGTCAGCTTTCTCTATTATAATGGGGTTAAGCTTATTAATAATCTCTCTCATAATCTCACCAAAATTTTATATATTTCTTAATTTTATTATTAATCTTAAGTTTTAAATTTCTTCTTTAATATTTAAAGTGATAACATGCACAAAGAACAGTTAATGAAACTTCATCAATTTTTTGTTTATGTTGTAAAAGAAATTATAAATGATGATTTTGAAAATACAAATAATGAATGCAAAAAATTACTTGAAATTTATGAAATGTTAGACATTCGCCCCCATCACATTCATCGACTTAAAAGTGAACAAAAAGCTGCTATATTACTATTATCTGCCTGTGTTGCCAGTTATTTAGCTAATAATATGGAGAATGTTCCAAAAAACTTAGCTAAAAAACTTGAAGAAAACGCTTTTAAACATCTAAACAGCTGTAAGAAAAACATTATTATATTAGAAGAAGATGAAAATAATGGTGAAAATGCTGAGAAAGAGGAATAATTTAAAATAATTTAAAGGTGATATCTTTATGTTTAATCCACAAAAATTTATTGAAGAAGCTGTGGAAGAAATAAAACAGCAAATTGGAGATAGGAAGGCAATAATTGCTTTGAGTGGAGGAGTAGATAGCTCTGTTGCGGCAGTTCTAACCCATAAGGCTATTGGAAATAACCTGACAGCTGTTTTTGTTGATACTGGATTGATGAGAAAAGGTGAGAGGGAAGAGGTTGAAAAAACATTTAGAGATAAGTTGGGATTAAATTTAATAGTTGTAGATGCAAAAGATAGATTTTTAGAGGCACTAAAGGGAGTTACAGACCCAGAAGAGAAGAGAAAGATTATAGGTAAGTTATTTATTGATGTTTTTGAAGAGATTGCTGAAGAAATAAAGGCAGAGGTTTTAGTGCAAGGAACTATAGCTCCAGATTGGATTGAAACACAAGGAAATATAAAAAGTCATCACAACGTTGCTCTACCACACGGAATGGTTTTAGAGGTTGTTGAACCATTGAGAGAGCTCTACAAAGATGAAGTTAGATTATTAGCAAAAGAGCTTGGATTGCCAGATAGCATCGTTTATAGACAACCATTCCCAGGGCCTGGATTAGCTGTTAGAGTTTTAGGGGAAATTACTGAAGAGAAATTAAATATATGTAGAGAAGCAAATGCAATAGTTGAGGAAGAAGTTAAAAAAGCTAATTTAGATAAAGATTTATGGCAATACTTTGCTGTTGTTTTGGACTGTAAAGCAACTGGAGTTAAAGGGGATGAAAGAGAATACAACTGGATTGTTGCTTTAAGGATGGTTAAGTCATTGGATGCTATGACCGCCCATGTCCCTGAAATACCTTTTGACTTGTTGAAGAGAATTAGCAAAAGAATCACTTCAGAAATTCCTAATGTAGCAAGAGTAGTGTTTGATATAACTGATAAACCGCCAGCAACTATTGAATTTGAATAAAACTTTTTTAAACTTTTTTAAGAGATGCTATTATATTATTAAGTGTAATATTAACTATTTTTTGAAGATAAAATTTATAGTGTCTTTCAAAACATTTTGAAATAAATAAGGTATTAATGAACACCTCCTTTGGAAGGTGTTCAAATCTTCCTTAATAAAATTTATTAATTTTGAAAGACACTATAATAATTCTTTAATTTGAGTGATACTATGATTTGCTTAGGATTAGAAGGAACTGCAGAAAAAACTGGAGTAGGAATTGTTACTTCGGATGGAGAAGTTTTATTTAACAAAACTATCATGTATAAACCACCAAAACAGGGAATTAACCCAAGAGAAGCTGCTGACCACCATGCTGAAACATTTCCTAAGTTGATAAAGGAAGCTTTTGAAGTAGTTGATAAAAATGAAATTGACTTAATTGCCTTTTCTCAAGGGCCAGGATTAGGGCCAAGTTTGAGAGTTACTGCAACAGTAGCGAGAACTCTCTCTTTAACATTAAAAAAACCAATAATTGGAGTTAATCATTGCATAGCTCACATAGAAATTGGTAAATTAACTACTGAAGCAGAAGACCCTCTAACCCTATATGTTAGTGGAGGAAACACCCAAGTCATTGCCTATGTCTCAAAAAAATATAGGGTCTTTGGAGAGACATTAGATATAGCCGTTGGTAACTGCTTAGACCAATTTGCAAGGTATATAAATTTACCACATCCGGGAGGGCCTTATATAGA is from Methanocaldococcus bathoardescens and encodes:
- the guaA gene encoding glutamine-hydrolyzing GMP synthase; protein product: MFNPQKFIEEAVEEIKQQIGDRKAIIALSGGVDSSVAAVLTHKAIGNNLTAVFVDTGLMRKGEREEVEKTFRDKLGLNLIVVDAKDRFLEALKGVTDPEEKRKIIGKLFIDVFEEIAEEIKAEVLVQGTIAPDWIETQGNIKSHHNVALPHGMVLEVVEPLRELYKDEVRLLAKELGLPDSIVYRQPFPGPGLAVRVLGEITEEKLNICREANAIVEEEVKKANLDKDLWQYFAVVLDCKATGVKGDEREYNWIVALRMVKSLDAMTAHVPEIPFDLLKRISKRITSEIPNVARVVFDITDKPPATIEFE
- a CDS encoding UbiD family decarboxylase — translated: MREIINKLNPIIIEKADKKFGVSRILKKCDGKPVYIKDVNGFEVVGNLCSRETLSKIFNVKKEDFIFFMLNAMEKEKEGKLKINNKLREKYIVESPEKIKDWPIPIYYEKDAGAYITSGVVVVNDKDYGYNLSIHRILVKDDYLVIRMVEQRHLHFLYNKAINERGYLDVAIIIGVHPAVLLAGSTSADITFDELKFAAALLGGELEVFELDNGLLVPEAEFIIEGKILPEMDDEGPFVDITGTYDIVRKQPIIKIEKLYRKEKPIFHALLPGGIEHKTLMGMPQEPRILKGVRNTVPTVKNVVLTEGGCCWLHAVVQIQKRTEGDGKNAILAAFASHPSLKHVVVVDEDINIFDINDVEYAIATRVQGDKDIIIIPGAKGSSLDPSSDLKNKLTAKVGIDATMSLIKGKEHFERAKIPDE
- a CDS encoding UPF0058 family protein; amino-acid sequence: MHKEQLMKLHQFFVYVVKEIINDDFENTNNECKKLLEIYEMLDIRPHHIHRLKSEQKAAILLLSACVASYLANNMENVPKNLAKKLEENAFKHLNSCKKNIIILEEDENNGENAEKEE